The Rhizoctonia solani chromosome 1, complete sequence sequence ATGACACTACTGCTCTTCAAAGCACAGGGGGGACACACCATACGTCATCTTGCCACGCGGTGAGTCCAAGCAAGTCCCGCATCGCATCGATTGTGGCCCTCCAGCTGCAGGCGATCACAAAGTTGAACCACCGGCTTGATAGTATACTCATATGAGCTTATTCTAGCCTATGCCTCGTCGCAACCGCGTTGGCAAGCTCTCGATTCAAACAAATACTACTAGCGACTTGTCTCCAAAGGAGTCCTTTAATCTAGACAAGTTTATTCGGGAAAACGAGAGTTGGGCTCCACCTTCGCCTAGGGAAGTTCTTGCCCGTCGATTACTGCGGGAAGCTCAACAGGCGTCTAATCTGAAACCCCGAAAGAGCTTGAGTCAGTCATCCGGCGATTATCTTATTCGTCGTTCTCTCAAGGGTGAACATGTGGTTTAAGAGTGTATGCATTTCTCTTACTGGGTATTTCCTTTTCGTTCCGGGTTGAAATTGGATCACTTTTTCTCACCAAGGTCTCTTATTGGACTTTTCTTTATTGTAACTTTATAACATCACTGTTGTATTTGTTCGTAGTATTTGTAAAATTATCTGTGCTGCATGTAGAGTGCACGAACCATCTTCACAGCTTTTCCTTTATTGTTATTCGCAGTAGTTTAGCAAATTTCATTTGTGGTGGCTAACAAAGCCAATAATGTCATTTGTGTATTGCGTAAGCCCTCTAACCTTATATATAGTCTGCCATTTGGGATAAGATTCTGACGAGGGTGAAGTTATGCGTCCTTGAACTTGCTAACCGTGTCGCTAGTCTACTTTTACAGCTCGCACGGAAACTTCATTGACCTAATTGTTTTATAAATTCTATTAAAGTAATTATGCCGGTCCCAAAATCAATATTAATCATTTTTAATCCTCTATAATCAATCGTTCAAGTTCAGAAATAGGGCTAAATGACTTGATTGTCCCTTCACTTATCACGTCGTTCCGGATTCATGTAAATCATTCAAATGTTACATTGATAATCACATTTGCCCTCTGAAGCTATCTACGCATCCGTACGTCTACTACGCGCACGGGCGACTCAAGGTAAACAATTTTATATATAGTTTTGGATGGTTGAGATTCCCAATTGCAGCTCTCGAACATCGGGTTTTGTTCCAACTCAACTGGAAAAAAAAAGTATTGCGCATCACTAGTAAGTGATCTCTACCTCGGCTGCTATATAGACCTTGAATAATATCAGCTTGCCTTAAATTCACAATACGCAGCTCTCCTGTCCTACCTCTACAAGTCATGAACCTAAACTTCTCAATATGCGCCGATTGAATGGCTTCATATTTAACCTGGGTCTCCTCCAAGATTTAAACGACAAGACAGTTATTGGGGAGAAGATTCAACAAATTAACGCATACATACCTATGGATTGCCCATCGATTGACGATTGGCACTACATCAAAACGAGCATACCAGCCGTATTCCGATACATCACGAAAATCCTCGGCAGACGTCATTCGTAATATTCGGCACGTGCATGTAATGTCAATCCTATGCACGTGTATATAGCACCGCATGTTGAGCGCCTACTAAATAACACGTACGATGTTGATAGTTGGTACCTACTGCACCCCGACGTCGACCAAAGAAACTCAGTTTTTTCATATCTTAATTGGTTCAGCCCTATGAGTCATTCCGGATCAAAATCCCTTCTGCAACGGATTAGCAGGAGCGCCCTGGCTGGTTCGAATTCAGAACCAGCCAAAGCTCAAAGGGGCACCAAACTCTCAAGGAGGATAAAGCGGTTGTTTGCGAGAGCCACAGCGCTAACCCCAAGGGCACAAGAACGGCTTATCATATGTCTTACTGGCATACAGTAGCTCCGCAGAACCAAAGCGATGCCAGCTGTCGTCTTCACGAGAGGAACAGTTATCCTCCCCGTGTCCATGAAACCCGCCTTCCCGCCACCCCAATCATGCCGACAAACTTTCCAGCCCGATACCAAGACCCAGGAAGTCGTTCAATCTGGACAAATTTATTCAAGAAAACGAGAACTGGACCCCACCTTCGCCCACCGAAAACTTCGCCCGTCGTCTGTTTATGGAGGCTCGACAGGGTGGTACACAGCCTCAAAATACCCCAAAGAGACCTTCCGGAGATTATCTGGTTCGCCGAACCGTGAAGGAACGTGTGTTGTAGATTGTATGCATCATCTactttttcttttcctttttttcAGTTGGAACTTCAAGTGTTCAGAGACTCAGGGTTTTTCTGTTTGATTTGGGACAATTAGAACTTTTTTTTATTATGCTATATATGAATCCCTGCCATGTATTCGTATATGTATTTCAAGTCGCGTGCGATTTATGCTTAACTGTGTATATGCTTTTCTGTGCCTACATAATATTACAGCATGTTGGTGAATGCCGCTTCTACTTCGACATAGAGTAATAAGAAGCATGACTGATCCAAAAAGCCCGTCCAATGGGTTTCGAATCTACGTATATGCTAAATGCTACGTTCATCGACCACCTCAAAGCACTCAAGATATAAGCCTCCTTTCTGTTAGATCGCATGGTGAGAGTAACTGCCGAAGGGTTTTAACAAACTCAGTGCACATGTATTTATCCGTGTCAAGTGGCTGTTGAATACGAAACCCAAGCTCAATCTTGAGACCTGTTTTGCCCTTTGAAAAAGCAGACTAGATGGGCAGGTCTGCATCTCAATCTGTACTTTATGTGACTTTGCCATTGTAAGTGGGACATAAGAAGGCTAGTTTACAACTTTGATTTATCGGGTATAAATACGGTCGCCCACACAATTGAAGTTTGTGCAACACGAGCCAGCTCTGAAGCGCCACGATTACGATTGTATGATAGCATTGGTTAAAATGTTCACATGCGACGCATGCATGGTTCAATCACGTGTCGGTCTTGATCGTGTCGTTTAACAACTACTATATGCGAGTATCATAAAGCTAGAGAGCCCGGAATATGGCATATATCCGGAACAAACTTGCGCTATACTAAATATCATAATAACCCATTATAATTGATTGTTGTACTGAGTACCGAGTGACAACGAGGCAATCCTAAAACGCAGAAAAGAAAGACATGGATGCTCAGCTAGTGGTGGACACAAGCTGAGGAGTCGATGCGTGTGACAATCGAAATATACAAGTAAGCAAGACTGAAACCAACCTCAAACTCCTAAGCTGGGAAAGTCGAATGAGTGACCTTCCCAAAACACTTATACCTCATTTATTCTTAGATATAAATATGATACCCTACCCTCATGCCACACAGCCATACCGATCCTAGCGGTCCAGCCTACCTGCTTCTTCCACCCCCCCTCCCCACCCAGCCTATCCCCTTCGTGAGGGAGTCGCCGAGTACGGGGGTGGCGGCTCGTGCCCCCTTCGTCCATTCGGCCTCCTTCGGCTCATGCTAGAGTGCCTGTGCTCATAGATATACTGACACAACCCAGCTATCAGCTTTCGGCTCTACTATATAGTCTTATACCTCACTCACCCTTTCTCGTAGCTCGGCCTGGTAGCTCATCATATCATCAATCACCTGCGTTACTCTCCTTTCCATCTGCGCAAGCCTCTCAGTGAACTGGCCATCATCGTGCTTTGCGAACACAGTCAGCCGCATTCGGATCACATACATCCTGTCGAACTGAATGATGAACGGCATGTTGCTCTGACTTTGCGGCAGGTGCCATGGGTCGCTGACGTCCAGACAGAAGTCAAGTCGAGAAGGGTATGTAAACGACTCGATATAGCAGACGAACAAGCTGCCAATGAAGTCAAGATAGCATGTGAGCTGCTGATGGCGCATCTTCAGGATGGCTCGGTTGACAGACATAGTGACCTTCTCGTGCATGTCGATTAGCTCGTCGTTCTGGTGGGTTGGAGCTCTGAGCAGTGCGACTCGAAGACGGTTTAGCAGCTTGACCTGGTCGACGAATGACTGGTTGTTTTGGGTGCACTCGATCATCAGAACATCTTCATACTCGAGTGTGAAGTCAAGGTCTTTGGGACACTTGAACCTCTTGATAGACGTCAGAAGGTCAACAAGATACCCTGGATGGCGGCACCAGCTGCTGGTACTGAGTCGTTGACACCGAAGGAGGAGCGTCAGACGAGCGCTTGAGGACTTTCTTTGGGCCAGCCTCCTCAGCGCCTGCGGTATACTGTCCTGGACCTATTGGCCCCTTGTCTTCGGCGATTCGGACGGACCTGGTGGATCCAGTCGAACCAGCGGACCTGGTAGATCGATTCGACCCGGTTGACTTGGTACTTCCAGCATCGCTCAGCTGAGGAGAAGCCAGACCTGGGTTGGTGGCCATACGAGTGGAGCTAGTTAGGACCATCTTTGGGTATGGGCCAGCTTGAATGTCGCGATAGCCCGGCCGCCGTGGGAGCTTTTATTTTTAGGGGTAGTGATGTAGTTGTCGTTATTGAATGTGTTGTACTCCGTGTGTAGAAAGACTTTTGTGCTGATTTGGTTACGGAGAGTAAACCAATACTGGTAAGGGGGGATCCTGCGAATTTATGCCTCAATACTTATCGAATGATCCTATTGAGTCGTGAAGATGATCAAAACACTTGTGTATTACATGTAGCATAGTGATCAAAACGCTTTTATCACGTGTAATACAGATTGCCTCGTTGGATATTCATTGTATATACGTAGGCTGCAGGCACCGATAGATTTACAAGCCCCAAGGAACTTCAGATATCACTCCGGGGTCGTTGTGAGGACAATTCAGAATTTTGAATTTGACTCCGTCCTCCATCATGATAGACTTTGTGGATACCGATCTCCAGTGCCTTGCAGCACGCAACCGACGTAATCATCTTCAGGTGAGGGGGAATGAGCTTGACGTTTGGCCGCTGTATTTACACATCACAGTTCAATTTATGTTGGTTATGCTACTGTAGTCGGAAATCCTCATCTGTAAACTTAAAATTATACGTAAAGATTCTCACCACATATGGGTTACATTACCACCACCTCGGCGGTCAAACAATCCGCCACAGTTCACCATAGCACTCTACACAATATTTCATTTGTATATCAGGAAACGAACGCTACGCCGATCATTTTCTTTGAAAGTCGAATAGATTGGAGATCGCATGCCACGAGTCGGCCATGCATGCTAATCGTGCAGGACCAACACGTGTATACTTTCCAGGCTCATAAGGCTTTCACGGACCGTTAATCGACTAGCCAGCGCTACACCCCACACACCCCTACTCTTAACGACCGATAGTATATTTTACTGTACTATGGAATCCCAAACGTCCAGCTCACGCTTTCGGAGACTTGTAAACCGTGTTCTTCCCAAGAAGCGAAAACTTGCTGAAAAGCCCGAAACAAATGCGCCACCTCGAGAACAACGTTACTTGCGTTTGTTCAGCCGGAAAGTTGACAAAGAGCTACCCAGAGATGACTCTGGTACCTTTTCTACCGATTCACTTTCAGACGATTGGGAGATGGTCGCCGACACACGCCCAAGGGTATTGGGTTACCCCAACAATCATAACAGCGGTAGTAGATCAAGATTGTCTCTTAGTCCTCGAAATATAGGCGTCCGCCGAAACGAAAGCTTTACTCTATCATCGTCTTCACTTGTTCGTAGGAATTCGGACCAAGAGAGCCGGGTTCGTATAGGAAGATTGCCCTCATAGTAGCTCACTCGACCGAGCTGTTACACAGTCAAGGAGAAACTTCATAGGTACCATTTTCATCTCTAGAAGTTTGTGATGGAGTAAATCAACGGAGCTCCTATAGACAAAATCGGCACCTCGATACCTCGAGGCAGCCTCAAGGCAGATGGATAAAATATGAATAAATGTATCTGATTGGTTGAATCTTGTCTGTCATCTGAACGAAGCTTGAGATTAAAGATCGGGGCTCACAATTGTATGTCTTCTTAGTGCTTTGGGTTTTGCGTTTTAGACGTATGCGCTCTTATCACTCTATCACTTTCAGTATGACCCTGCACCCTATGCGTGTGAATTGTATTCTTGTATGTACCAGACCATCCAGCCACCTGTAATAATTACCTCATTTCGTTGCCCACGTATGTAAAAATCTCGTGCAAGCCGCGACTTCATCTGGGTCTGCCGGCGGGTTGGCGGTGCTCGTCAAGCCAGCTGCTTGCGGGCACATTACACCGAACAAGCCGATTTCGCATGTATCCGCGTGTTCACTCCCAGGATTCAGATCCAGGAGTTCTTTTTAATCTGCTCCTCATGTCAAAGCATGTTTAGCACGCCCGAACTTAACCAGAGATCGTGGCAAGAACCGGGGTTTAAGCGCCAGAGCGGATTCCACGTGACCTGGCTACTTTGACTTGGACTTGTGCTCTAATTTCCGACCATGTCTCAACGTATTGGTCCCGTACGTACGTTCATCATGATTATATGCAACCAAAACATACATAGGAAGATCTTATTCTAAATTTATAGACGGCGCTGGCTTACGCGCGAACATGGCACCATGTGGATGCTAGCAACCGGGTCCTCGGAAAACTTGCTCAACGAATTGCGATTGTGCTTATGGGAAAGCATAAGCCGATATTCGATAAAGGAGGCAAGTATCAAATAGGGTTGGGTTATTTCACTTTTGCATGCTTAAGATCTGAAATCTAGCCGATTGCGGAGACTATGTCTGCGTAACGAATGCGCGCAAAGTTATTGTCACTGGACGCAAGGCCGACCAGATCGTCTATCGACATCATACAATGTACCCTGGAGGTCTAAAGGAGATCAAGTACAAAACCATGATGGAACGAAAACCGGATGAGGTGAGTTTATTGGAGTTATGGGCAGAGTCGCGGATCTCATGAGGACGCAGATCATTCGTCAGGCTGTCTCGGGGATGCTCCCCAAGAACAGGTTACGAGATAGGCGGTTGGAGCGATTAAGGATATTTGAAGGACCTGAGAACCCTCTACAAGCAAACATAAAGAAGAACTGGGAGGTCCCTCAGAAGGGTTTGACTCAGGTCTCTTCCTGACTGTTCGACCACTATTGTGCTTGACAAGTTTCACCCAATGGATAGCGTTCTCAACCACTTAACCCTGATGACCAAATGAGAATAAATAATTGCACGAAGCTGAGGTACGTACATGCATAGGAAAAATCACCCAAGAAAGACAGACAAGAAGTTTCCACGAGCACATGGCATTACGCCCCCTTGCTATTTGGACGAATATAGATGTCTTTTCTCCAGATCAAGAGAGCGGTAGTGGATGATGGATAGCAACAAAAAGCGCAAGCAAAAGgaagagaaaagaaaaagaaaagaatgTACGGCAAAAAAGAAAGATAATAAAGTGATGTTGGACAAGTAAACGAGAGGTACAATCGTGAAGACCTAGGTCTCACCAACCCCTCCTTCGAAACATAATACACACAATAACCACACAGCAGATAGTACCTCCGCCGCACTAGACGGTCTTGGTCCCAAACGGCAAACGATAAGATAGAAAACACCCCATGTACGGCCAAACTCTCGGAGATCAAGTGACGATGTCCGCTGCGCTAAAGCTACTCCTTCGTCTCCGTACACTTCGCAAGTTCGGGCGCTCAAGTTTCGATCCCGGCACCACCACAGCATTCGCTCCTTCTCCATGCGTCCATTCTGGGTCTTCGTCCTCCTTCTCTTTATCCTCTTCTGGCTTCTTGCCCTTCTCGGGTACTGGCAGGGGAGGCGGTGGAGTCAATACATACGCACGCTTTTGGGGCACTTTAAGCCCAGCATTACCCGCAGGACCAAGCGGGCCAGCGTTTGGAAGCGGGAGCTTTGAGCGTGTGTTGTACTTGGGCAGCTGTGGTGATCCGGGAGGTGCTGCTGGACGTCTTGTGTTACCGGGTACGCTAGATACGGAACTAGATGCCCCGTGACCGCGCGCAGCCGCATTCCTCAATGCTGTAGTAGCTTGAGCAACCCGACTGGTCCCATCGGGCTTTCCGTTGGCTGTGGTCGCATGTGATATTAATCGCGGCTTGGGCGCGGGCGGAGGAGTGGTTGCAGAAGCTATCGATGCCTCAATCTCTGCTGCCCGCTTGGCTACCATACGCGTAGAGCTTCGAGTCGCACGACTAATACCCACACCGGCTGATTTGCCGCGATCTACTGACATGGCACCAGCGGGCACACGAGTTCCCCCTGAGTCGGACTTGCTGCTCCCTACGCCACCGTCACGCTTCGCACGCGAGCCTCCTTCTGATCGTGAGGCACTGGCAGCATCTCCACCGGCTTCGCGCTTCCCACTAACCCGCCTAAATCCAACGCCCAGAACACCCAATTGGTCACCTTCGTCCTCGACTTCCTCGTCTCCATCGGCTGCGCGCTTTGCCGCAGGAGTCTTCCGTGGTTGTAGAACCGGCGCGTCCGTTTTGATAGGTGTGGTCGGACGAGCCTTGTGGGGTGTGACGGGCACCGCGCTGCCATTAATAACTGGAGAAGACATGAGGCCAGGGGGTGTGGCTGCACGTGGTGAAGACGGGGCGATGCTTTGTCCAGAACGAACGGGCGAGGCAGAGGTACCATTGGTGGAGCCTGTAGTCATTGGCTGGATCTCTTCTGGTGGGGTGCGAGGCGTAAGGACGTCTGTACGCTGTGCTTCTGCTCGACGCATTTCATCGATAGCCGCCCATTTCGCCCATTCAAGCTGCTTCATGTACATAAATTGCTGTTGGAAGTAATTAGTACCGACTTTTTGTAGTAGAATTCGGCTCGTACCTGCTGAGGCCCGACTACACTCCCGGGACGAACAATACGCATAAAGCCAATAGCCTCGCTGGCAGTAAAACCATACTTGTATATCAGGTATGCGCCTATCAATGTGCCCGTTCGACCAAGACCTGCTTTGCAGTGTACGGCAATAGCACCTGAAACAGTTTCAGCATGAGGTGAAGCGCCAGAAGAACAAGCGACTTACCGCCCGCTTCTATGATAGCATCTGATTTAGCTATGAAAGTTCGCGTTATATCATCCGCTGGGTTCGTGCCATCATCAAAGTAGAGGTCCAAATGCTCAATACCGCGTTCCTCAAAGACGGCCTTGTCGTAAAGTTCATTATTCAACCTGACAACCAGTTTTACGTTGCGTTCGGAAAAGTATTCCAAGACATTCATGAACGGGGTTGGAAGTTTGCGCTGCAAGGCCGAAGCTCCGCCTTTGGTCTTTCCCTCTTTTTGCTGCCTAATCCAGACGGAATCAACTGGACTGGCGAACGCGATGAAACCTGGGGTAATCCAATTCCAGTCGCCGTTGTCAACCTTTTCGTAATACTCGTACTCGTCCACAGAAAATTCGTTCATGTCAAGGAGATGGTTGTGCTGAGCCTTCCATACGCCCCAAAGACAATCCTGTATCCCAAGATGGAAGTCGGAGCGGCCGCGGCCAGCGTCTCGGAAAGGCATGAACTCGACTTCGGCAATGGGGTAGAATACCTCCCATGGTGTTCTTCGCTGAACAATCATCTAGAGTGGACATTGTATCAAGCAATGCTCATCACTTGGATATGACAAACGCACGCAGTAAAGTGCCATGAGAAGAGCGGAATTGGCCCGGCGACGTGGGTCACTGGACGAATACAATACAATGCGATGCCGCTTTAAATTGGCATCCTATAGATAAACAAGGTTGAGAGGAAATATGTATGCCAATTGTATGCGAACGCACCTGGAGCAATTCGTGGATGAGGATACAGGCGCGATAAACCTGTGCCAGGTTGAGAGGACCCCAGTCTTCAAAGAAAGAGAGATAGAGCAGGCGATCATCGATACAAAAATAATAATATAGGTGATTTTCTTCGGGAGAAACAGGGGTAGGTCCAGCAGCTCGCGACTTGGTTCTTAGGGTTGGAGCTGGCTGCTCAGGACGGTTGAGTTGGTCAGGGCTTGGAGCTGG is a genomic window containing:
- a CDS encoding ribosomal protein L13, whose protein sequence is MSQRIGPTALAYARTWHHVDASNRVLGKLAQRIAIVLMGKHKPIFDKGGKYQIGLDYVCVTNARKVIVTGRKADQIVYRHHTMYPGGLKEIKYKTMMERKPDEIIRQAVSGMLPKNRLRDRRLERLRIFEGPENPLQANIKKNWEVPQKGLTQVSS
- a CDS encoding Tyrosine-protein phosphatase; the protein is MSWLNEPHLQRGIICDYITDSPEDYETERLAEPFGSPYDSTVPRATGRVPATDDDVIYAPKANPVQRPNSGTAAPGPNAQEYHQGYLAQQFTPHCPAVAQVGLIGAPSSSLGARSAYNQPSIEEPPTHSLRLPERSTLDVSNPACDHPQPSGPSPNLHVPRVPTVEELLEGVHVPTWEQLDDASRQIKELYALRALLDPQGHQRRTHVMVLPNIPSEDHRIWGGPVPLVSGNSTVEDAMNGWDSLGDLNQDRHSVHSYESRSPGASRACSLYTTEHGCWTPTSVLDELAIELDFGDSDQDPEYANGPEDEDVQHQPSLGEVPLEELINAWDRVDSIMIELRVRSSVFVFPDELDFIPPYGSDDGPLLDRRSFRNVWFVRHWEFLYRLLNELMDIESMSDRMTAAIRRAKVEVNCELDRVEEFATKLWEQECQKIEEMRLWQDAFSSEYSSDELYWTSFPAPAPSPDQLNRPEQPAPTLRTKSRAAGPTPVSPEENHLYYYFCIDDRLLYLSFFEDWGPLNLAQVYRACILIHELLQDANLKRHRIVLYSSSDPRRRANSALLMALYCMIVQRRTPWEVFYPIAEVEFMPFRDAGRGRSDFHLGIQDCLWGVWKAQHNHLLDMNEFSVDEYEYYEKVDNGDWNWITPGFIAFASPVDSVWIRQQKEGKTKGGASALQRKLPTPFMNVLEYFSERNVKLVVRLNNELYDKAVFEERGIEHLDLYFDDGTNPADDITRTFIAKSDAIIEAGGAIAVHCKAGLGRTGTLIGAYLIYKYGFTASEAIGFMRIVRPGSVVGPQQQFMYMKQLEWAKWAAIDEMRRAEAQRTDVLTPRTPPEEIQPMTTGSTNGTSASPVRSGQSIAPSSPRAATPPGLMSSPVINGSAVPVTPHKARPTTPIKTDAPVLQPRKTPAAKRAADGDEEVEDEGDQLGVLGVGFRRVSGKREAGGDAASASRSEGGSRAKRDGGVGSSKSDSGGTRVPAGAMSVDRGKSAGVGISRATRSSTRMVAKRAAEIEASIASATTPPPAPKPRLISHATTANGKPDGTSRVAQATTALRNAAARGHGASSSVSSVPGNTRRPAAPPGSPQLPKYNTRSKLPLPNAGPLGPAGNAGLKVPQKRAYVLTPPPPLPVPEKGKKPEEDKEKEDEDPEWTHGEGANAVVVPGSKLERPNLRSVRRRRSSFSAADIVT